In Chrysemys picta bellii isolate R12L10 chromosome 3, ASM1138683v2, whole genome shotgun sequence, a single genomic region encodes these proteins:
- the TMEM200A gene encoding transmembrane protein 200A isoform X2, protein MIATGGVITGLAALKRQDSARSQHQLNLATSPTSEEKKPVRRRPRADVVIVRGKIRLYSPSGFFLVLGVLISFMGIAMAILGYWPQKEQFLSPEASLALNETQVITNQGGIIFRFFEQHLHSDKMKMLGPFTMGIGIFIFICANAILHENRDKETKIIHMRDLYSTVIDMHSLRIKEQKQLNGAYTGLLGESEFKHSRNSCASRLAANTIAPFSGFRSNFRMDSSAEEDEVAINEDKNTSNLLPPLLTEHSGSVFGLYPHTSKAMDDKNSSSIKCETKSIVSSSISAFTLPVIKLNNCVIDEPSIDNITEDSEITRSQSRNLSMDSLAIPLTDTNESYKPANAMLPRNNSFVESPPSQFKSSMTLGPSTGKLLSPGAARKQFGSNTSLHLLSAHSKSLDLERGPSTLTVQAEQRKHPSWPRLDRSNSKGYMKLENKEDPMDRLLVPQATVKKDFTNKEKLLMISRSHNNLSFEHDEFLSNNLKRGTSETRF, encoded by the coding sequence ATGATAGCAACTGGTGGAGTAATAACAGGGCTGGCAGCCTTAAAGAGGCAAGACTCTGCCAGATCTCAGCATCAACTAAATCTTGCCACATCACCAACTTCTGAAGAGAAAAAGCCAGTCAGACGCCGGCCCAGGGCTGATGTAGTAATTGTCAGGGGCAAAATCCGACTTTACTCCCCGTCAGGATTCTTTCTTGTTTTGGGAGTGCTCATCTCATTCATGGGAATTGCAATGGCTATCCTTGGATACTGGCCACAAAAGGAACAATTTTTAAGTCCTGAAGCTAGTCTAGCCTTAAATGAAACCCAGGTCATAACAAACCAAGGGGGAATTATATTTCGTTTCTTTGAACAACATTTACACTCAGATAAGATGAAAATGTTGGGCCCCTTTACTATGGGCATTggaatctttatttttatttgtgcaaATGCCATCCTACATGAAAATCGTGACAAGGAAACAAAAATCATACATATGAGAGACCTATATTCCACTGTAATAGACATGCACAGTCTGAGAATCAAGGAACAAAAGCAGTTGAATGGTGCTTATACTGGTTTATTGGGGGAAAGTGAATTCAAGCATAGTAGGAACTCATGTGCATCGCGGTTGGCTGCAAACACAATTGCACCTTTCTCTGGCTTCAGGAGTAACTTTCGAATGGATAGTTCGGCTGAAGAAGATGAAGTTGCCATAAAtgaagacaagaacacttctaaCCTTCTACCACCTTTGCTGACTGAGCATTCTGGCTCTGTCTTTGGACTCTACCCTCACACTAGCAAAGCAATGGATGACAAAAATAGTAGCTCTATAAAGTGTGAAACAAAGTCAATTGTATCATCCTCCATTAGTGCTTTCACACTGCCTGTAATTAAACTAAATAACTGTGTTATTGATGAACCTAGTATAGACAATATCACTGAAGATTCTGAGATCACTAGAAGCCAGTCTAGAAATTTGTCAATGGACTCTCTAGCCATTCCATTAACTGATACCAATGAATCCTACAAACCTGCCAATGCAATGCTACCGCGAAATAATTCATTTGTAGAATCTCCACCCAGTCAGTTCAAATCTTCTATGACTCTTGGACCAAGCACTGGAAAACTTTTATCACCTGGTGCTGCCAGAAAACAATTTGGGTCCAACACATCTTTGCATCTTCTGTCTGCACATTCAAAATCCTTGGATTTAGAGAGGGGTCCATCTACACTCACTGTCCAAGCTGAACAAAGAAAACACCCCAGCTGGCCCAGATTGGATCGAAGCAACAGTAAAGGATACATGAAACTAGAAAACAAAGAGGACCCAATGGATAGGTTACTTGTACCACAAGCCACAGTTAAAAAGGACTTTACTAATAAGGAAAAGCTTCTTATGATATCAAGATCTCATAATAATTTGAGTTTTGAACATGATGAGTTTTTGAGTAACAACCTAAAGCGGGGAACTTCAGAAACaagattttaa
- the TMEM200A gene encoding transmembrane protein 200A isoform X1, whose protein sequence is MEIRHTFLTVKVPNDFSVWNELVQRKKIFFLRWQKKLLLLKVRLSLQQSLNPRAAEYRTMIATGGVITGLAALKRQDSARSQHQLNLATSPTSEEKKPVRRRPRADVVIVRGKIRLYSPSGFFLVLGVLISFMGIAMAILGYWPQKEQFLSPEASLALNETQVITNQGGIIFRFFEQHLHSDKMKMLGPFTMGIGIFIFICANAILHENRDKETKIIHMRDLYSTVIDMHSLRIKEQKQLNGAYTGLLGESEFKHSRNSCASRLAANTIAPFSGFRSNFRMDSSAEEDEVAINEDKNTSNLLPPLLTEHSGSVFGLYPHTSKAMDDKNSSSIKCETKSIVSSSISAFTLPVIKLNNCVIDEPSIDNITEDSEITRSQSRNLSMDSLAIPLTDTNESYKPANAMLPRNNSFVESPPSQFKSSMTLGPSTGKLLSPGAARKQFGSNTSLHLLSAHSKSLDLERGPSTLTVQAEQRKHPSWPRLDRSNSKGYMKLENKEDPMDRLLVPQATVKKDFTNKEKLLMISRSHNNLSFEHDEFLSNNLKRGTSETRF, encoded by the coding sequence GGCAGAATATAGAACTATGATAGCAACTGGTGGAGTAATAACAGGGCTGGCAGCCTTAAAGAGGCAAGACTCTGCCAGATCTCAGCATCAACTAAATCTTGCCACATCACCAACTTCTGAAGAGAAAAAGCCAGTCAGACGCCGGCCCAGGGCTGATGTAGTAATTGTCAGGGGCAAAATCCGACTTTACTCCCCGTCAGGATTCTTTCTTGTTTTGGGAGTGCTCATCTCATTCATGGGAATTGCAATGGCTATCCTTGGATACTGGCCACAAAAGGAACAATTTTTAAGTCCTGAAGCTAGTCTAGCCTTAAATGAAACCCAGGTCATAACAAACCAAGGGGGAATTATATTTCGTTTCTTTGAACAACATTTACACTCAGATAAGATGAAAATGTTGGGCCCCTTTACTATGGGCATTggaatctttatttttatttgtgcaaATGCCATCCTACATGAAAATCGTGACAAGGAAACAAAAATCATACATATGAGAGACCTATATTCCACTGTAATAGACATGCACAGTCTGAGAATCAAGGAACAAAAGCAGTTGAATGGTGCTTATACTGGTTTATTGGGGGAAAGTGAATTCAAGCATAGTAGGAACTCATGTGCATCGCGGTTGGCTGCAAACACAATTGCACCTTTCTCTGGCTTCAGGAGTAACTTTCGAATGGATAGTTCGGCTGAAGAAGATGAAGTTGCCATAAAtgaagacaagaacacttctaaCCTTCTACCACCTTTGCTGACTGAGCATTCTGGCTCTGTCTTTGGACTCTACCCTCACACTAGCAAAGCAATGGATGACAAAAATAGTAGCTCTATAAAGTGTGAAACAAAGTCAATTGTATCATCCTCCATTAGTGCTTTCACACTGCCTGTAATTAAACTAAATAACTGTGTTATTGATGAACCTAGTATAGACAATATCACTGAAGATTCTGAGATCACTAGAAGCCAGTCTAGAAATTTGTCAATGGACTCTCTAGCCATTCCATTAACTGATACCAATGAATCCTACAAACCTGCCAATGCAATGCTACCGCGAAATAATTCATTTGTAGAATCTCCACCCAGTCAGTTCAAATCTTCTATGACTCTTGGACCAAGCACTGGAAAACTTTTATCACCTGGTGCTGCCAGAAAACAATTTGGGTCCAACACATCTTTGCATCTTCTGTCTGCACATTCAAAATCCTTGGATTTAGAGAGGGGTCCATCTACACTCACTGTCCAAGCTGAACAAAGAAAACACCCCAGCTGGCCCAGATTGGATCGAAGCAACAGTAAAGGATACATGAAACTAGAAAACAAAGAGGACCCAATGGATAGGTTACTTGTACCACAAGCCACAGTTAAAAAGGACTTTACTAATAAGGAAAAGCTTCTTATGATATCAAGATCTCATAATAATTTGAGTTTTGAACATGATGAGTTTTTGAGTAACAACCTAAAGCGGGGAACTTCAGAAACaagattttaa
- the LOC135982347 gene encoding uncharacterized protein LOC135982347, whose protein sequence is MEPAATIAAVVAALNVSQLIIKVSLRQMQKSQARRLRHRGDVLKSESSTDLSESRRPSAEDITVAMGHVDAVERRFWARETSTEWWDRIVLQVWDESQWLRNFRMRKGTFLELCELLSPALKRSDTRLRAALSVQKRVAIALWKLATPDSYRSVANQFGVGKSTVGVVVMQVAKAIVDVLLPKVVTLGNVEAIIDGFAAMGFPNCGGAIDGTHIPILAPDHQATQYINRKGYFSMVLQALVDHRGRFTNIYVGWPGKVHDARVFRNSGLFRRLQQGHHGRHHPDEDLRERQRENAPGKPPKTRAVCRPAVQSNDPRVPDNLVARQRVVLRRTQ, encoded by the exons atggagcccgctgcgaccatcgctgcagttgtggccgctctcaacgtctcgcagcttatcataaaggtttccctgaggcagatgcagaaaagtcaggcaaggaggctacggcaccgcggtgatgtcctgaagtctgagagtagcacagacctgtcagaaagcaggcgacccagcgccgaggacatcacagtggcaatgggtcatgttgatgccgtggaacggcgattctgggcacgggagacaagcactgagtggtgggaccgcatagtgctgcaggtctgggatgaatcccagtggctgcgaaactttcgcatgcggaagggaactttcctggaactttgtgagttgctgtcccctgccctgaagcgcagtgacacccggttgcgagctgcactgagtgtacagaagcgagtggccatagccctgtggaagcttgcaacgccagacagctaccggtcagtcgcgaaccagtttggggtgggcaaatctaccgtgggggttgttgtgatgcaagtagcgaaggcaatcgttgatgtactgctgccaaaggtagtgaccctgggaaacgtggaggcgatcatagatggcttcgcagcgatgggattcccaaactgcggtggggccatagatggaactcacatccctatcctggcaccggaccaccaggccacccagtacattaaccgaaagggatacttttccatggtgctgcaagcactggtggaccacaggggacgttttaccaacatctacgtgggatggccgggcaaggttcatgacgctcgtgttttcaggaactctggtctgtttagacggctgcaacaag gtcaccatggccgacatcaccctgatgaggatctccgagagcgacaaagagagaatgctccgggaaagcctccaaagaccagggccgtatgccgccctgctgtgcagagcaatgatccccgagtacctgataatctcgtggcgcggcaacgtgtcgtacttcggaggacccaataa
- the LOC135982346 gene encoding uncharacterized protein LOC135982346, whose amino-acid sequence MQSSPAVMAMQSVNRKRAPAWTDREVLDLIAVWGDESVLSELRSKRRNAKIYEKISKDMAERGYSRDATQCRVKIKELRQGYQKTKEANGRSGSHPQTSRFYEALHSILGAAATTTPPVTVDSEDGILSTAGSSDMLGDGEDEEGDEEGEAVGSSHNADFPDSQDLFITLTEIPYEASPAITPDTESGEGSATPSATVSQPSLESHSQRLARIRRRKKRTREDMFSEFMASSQAQAAQQTQWRENLTRMHQANMDREERWRQEDQQATQTLLGLLREQTDTLRRLVDVLQERRQEDRAPLQSISNRPPPPPSPIPTSPKVQRRRGGRVPANSHSTPAESSSSRRLSFPKI is encoded by the exons atgcagagctctccagcagtgatggccatgcagtctgtgaatagaaagagagccccagcatggactgatcgtgaagtcttggatctcatcgctgtgtggggcgatgagtccgtgctttccgagctgcgatccaaaagaaggaatgcaaagatctacgagaagatctctaaagacatggcagagagaggatacagccgggatgcaacgcagtgccgcgtgaaaatcaaggagctgagacaaggctaccagaagaccaaagaggcaaacggacgctccggatcccatccccagacatcccgtttctacgaggcactgcattccatcctcggtgctgccgccaccactaccccaccagtgaccgtggactctgaggatgggatactgtccacggccggttcctcagacatgttaggggacggggaagatgaggaaggagatgaggagggcgaggcagttggcagctctcacaacgctgatttccccgacagccaggatctcttcatcacccttacagagatcccctacgaagcgtccccagccattaccccggacacagaatctggtgaaggatcagcca ccccgtctgcgactgtctcacaacctagcctggaatcacactcccagaggctagcgcggattaggcgtaggaagaagaggacacgggaggacatgttctctgagtttatggcctcttcccaagcccaggcagcacagcagacccagtggcgggagaacttgacccgaatgcaccaagccaacatggatcgggaggagaggtggcggcaggaagaccagcaggcgactcaaacgctgcttggactactgagggagcaaacggacacgctccggcgccttgtggatgttctgcaggaacggaggcaggaggacagagccccgctgcagtccatctctaaccgccctcccccgccaccaagtcccatacccacctcacccaaagtgcaaagaaggagaggcggcagagtccctgctaactctcactccacccctgcagagagctctagtagcagaaggctctcatttcccaaaatttga